A window of the Streptomyces formicae genome harbors these coding sequences:
- a CDS encoding branched-chain amino acid ABC transporter substrate-binding protein: MRHRSLLILTTVITTGALTLTACGSRDDSKGGGSDSGGKTTVVIGVDAPLTGSLSALGQGIKNSVDLAVKTANKNNEVPGVEFKIEALDDQAVPASGQANATKLVGMKDVLGVVGPLNSGVSQSMQGVFNTANLTQVSPANTNPALSQGDNWGKGEKKRPFKTYFRTATTDVIQGKFAAQYLFNDAKKKKVFVVDDKQTYGAGLAAIFSAEFERLGGKVVGTDHVTVKETDFSSTADKVKSSGADSVYFGGQYPEGGLLSDQVKKTGAKIPTMGGDGIYDPQFIKASGVANDGDLSTSVGYPVEKLPTAKKFIADYQAGGYKDPYAAYGGYSYDAAWSIILAVKAVVEANDGKVPDDARAKVTEEMAKVSFDGVTGKVAFDEFGDTTNKQLTVYKVEGADWKDVKSATFED; the protein is encoded by the coding sequence GTGCGACACCGTTCCTTGCTCATACTCACGACCGTGATCACCACGGGAGCACTCACCCTCACCGCCTGCGGGTCGCGCGACGACAGCAAGGGCGGAGGCAGCGACAGCGGCGGCAAGACGACCGTCGTCATTGGTGTCGACGCCCCGCTGACCGGCTCGCTCTCCGCGCTGGGCCAGGGCATCAAGAACTCCGTGGACCTGGCGGTCAAGACCGCCAACAAGAACAACGAGGTCCCCGGCGTCGAGTTCAAGATCGAGGCCCTCGACGACCAGGCCGTTCCGGCCTCCGGTCAGGCCAACGCCACCAAGCTCGTCGGCATGAAGGACGTCCTCGGCGTCGTCGGCCCGCTGAACTCCGGCGTCTCCCAGTCGATGCAGGGCGTCTTCAACACGGCGAACCTGACCCAGGTCTCCCCCGCGAACACGAACCCGGCGCTCAGCCAGGGCGACAACTGGGGCAAGGGCGAGAAGAAGCGTCCGTTCAAGACGTACTTCCGTACCGCCACCACGGACGTCATCCAGGGCAAGTTCGCCGCCCAGTACCTGTTCAACGACGCGAAGAAGAAGAAGGTCTTCGTCGTCGACGACAAGCAGACCTACGGCGCCGGCCTCGCCGCGATCTTCTCCGCGGAGTTCGAGCGTCTGGGCGGCAAGGTCGTCGGCACCGACCACGTCACGGTGAAGGAGACCGACTTCTCCAGCACCGCCGACAAGGTCAAGTCCTCCGGCGCGGACTCGGTCTACTTCGGTGGCCAGTACCCCGAGGGCGGTCTCCTCTCCGACCAGGTCAAGAAGACCGGCGCGAAGATCCCCACCATGGGTGGCGACGGCATCTACGACCCGCAGTTCATCAAGGCCTCCGGTGTGGCGAACGACGGCGACCTCTCGACCTCCGTCGGCTACCCGGTCGAGAAGCTCCCGACCGCCAAGAAGTTCATCGCCGACTACCAGGCCGGCGGCTACAAGGACCCGTACGCGGCGTACGGCGGCTACTCCTACGACGCCGCCTGGTCGATCATCCTGGCCGTCAAGGCGGTCGTCGAGGCCAACGACGGCAAGGTCCCGGACGACGCCCGCGCCAAGGTCACCGAGGAAATGGCCAAGGTCTCCTTCGACGGTGTGACCGGCAAGGTCGCCTTCGACGAGTTCGGCGACACCACCAACAAGCAGCTCACCGTCTACAAGGTCGAGGGCGCCGACTGGAAGGACGTCAAGTCCGCCACCTTCGAGGACTGA
- a CDS encoding branched-chain amino acid ABC transporter permease, with protein MNELPQQLANGLALGALYGLIAIGYTMVYGIVQLINFAHGEIFMIGGFGALTTYIWLPSGTSLLVAIPLMIIGGAIASVAVATAAERFAYRPLRNAPRLAPLITAIGLSIALQQLVWGFYPDAKAARSFPEFTGDSFKILDNLAIQRADAFVLILAPLCMLGLGLFVSKSRSGRAMQATAQDPDTAKLMGINTDRIIVMAFAIGAAFAAVAAVAYGVDKGQINFEMGFILGLKAFTAAVLGGIGNIYGAMVGGVVLGLAESLSIAYIEEIPGMQQLGGGAWSNVWAFVLLIVVLLVRPQGLLGERVADRA; from the coding sequence GTGAACGAACTGCCGCAACAGCTGGCCAATGGCCTTGCCCTCGGTGCCCTTTACGGCCTCATCGCCATCGGGTACACCATGGTCTACGGCATCGTCCAGCTCATCAACTTCGCCCACGGCGAGATCTTCATGATCGGGGGCTTCGGCGCCCTCACCACCTATATATGGCTCCCCAGCGGGACCTCATTGCTGGTGGCGATACCGCTCATGATCATCGGCGGCGCAATTGCCTCCGTCGCCGTCGCCACCGCCGCGGAGCGCTTTGCCTACCGGCCACTGCGCAACGCCCCACGCCTGGCCCCGCTCATCACCGCGATCGGCCTGTCCATCGCGCTGCAGCAGCTCGTCTGGGGCTTCTACCCCGACGCCAAGGCCGCCCGCAGCTTCCCGGAGTTCACCGGGGACTCCTTCAAGATCCTCGACAACCTGGCCATCCAGCGCGCCGACGCCTTCGTGCTGATCCTCGCCCCGCTCTGCATGCTCGGCCTGGGCCTCTTCGTCTCCAAGAGCCGCAGCGGCCGCGCCATGCAGGCCACCGCGCAGGACCCCGACACCGCGAAGCTGATGGGTATCAACACCGACCGCATCATCGTGATGGCCTTCGCCATCGGCGCCGCCTTCGCGGCGGTCGCGGCGGTCGCCTACGGCGTGGACAAGGGCCAGATCAACTTCGAGATGGGCTTCATCCTCGGGCTCAAGGCGTTCACCGCCGCCGTCCTCGGCGGCATCGGCAACATCTACGGCGCCATGGTCGGTGGCGTGGTCCTCGGCCTGGCCGAGTCCCTCTCGATCGCCTACATCGAAGAGATCCCCGGCATGCAGCAGCTCGGCGGTGGCGCCTGGTCCAACGTCTGGGCTTTCGTACTCCTCATCGTCGTGCTCCTCGTCAGGCCGCAGGGTCTGCTCGGTGAGCGCGTCGCGGATCGGGCGTGA
- a CDS encoding branched-chain amino acid ABC transporter permease: MTTDITKAAGITPADPRTTLLRWVTVAGGLATLASTFLAWTWTAEFPGDLTVTGYPGGLQVLTLVIGLLIAVFALASLGIKGLGWLAPAGSTKALQLLALGGIGTTWFTLIAITVELGGVVNLEPGGFVAAVASAIPVVTAYLLPDDTRKAARPKELPSWAEVLIIVAAFAVGLYVITYGIDTEYAELFTGYLITVSFAVAALFKAGLVARLSAVTAKYRQVTVIAAFVAAAAFPFTQSTDQYTLVAVNILIFATVALGLNVVVGLAGLLDLGYVAFLGVGAYTAAIVSGSTASAFDVHFPFWAAVLTGAVVSLIFGVVIGAPTLRLRGDYLAIVTLGFGEIFRIVMLNLDGTSGPQITNGPNGIPNIPDLEFFGYNFGESHNILGFELGAYANYYLLMLLATVLVVLVFSRAGSSRIGRAWVAIREDETAATAMGINGFRVKLVAFALGATLAGLAGTVQAHVQHTVVPEMYQFAGPVPPNSAFLLAAVILGGMGTISGPLLGATLLYMIPAKLQFLQDYQLLGFGIALILLMRFRPEGLIANRRAQLEYHETGQLDVPEQRTTDDAGVGTAKAGA; encoded by the coding sequence ATGACCACGGACATCACCAAGGCAGCGGGCATCACCCCGGCCGACCCCCGCACCACCCTGCTCCGCTGGGTCACCGTGGCGGGCGGCCTGGCCACCCTCGCCAGCACCTTCCTGGCCTGGACCTGGACCGCGGAGTTCCCCGGCGACCTCACCGTCACCGGATACCCCGGCGGCCTGCAGGTCCTCACCCTCGTCATCGGACTGCTCATCGCGGTGTTCGCGCTGGCGTCGCTCGGCATCAAGGGCCTCGGCTGGCTCGCCCCCGCGGGCAGCACCAAAGCCCTGCAGCTGCTGGCCCTCGGCGGCATCGGCACCACCTGGTTCACCCTCATCGCCATCACCGTCGAACTCGGCGGCGTGGTCAACCTCGAACCGGGCGGCTTCGTCGCCGCCGTGGCCTCCGCCATCCCCGTCGTCACCGCGTATCTGCTCCCCGACGACACCCGCAAGGCCGCCCGGCCCAAGGAACTCCCCTCCTGGGCCGAGGTCCTGATCATCGTCGCCGCCTTCGCGGTCGGCCTCTACGTGATCACCTACGGCATCGACACCGAGTACGCCGAACTCTTCACCGGCTACCTCATCACCGTCAGCTTCGCCGTCGCCGCACTCTTCAAGGCCGGCCTCGTCGCCCGCCTCTCCGCGGTCACCGCCAAGTACCGCCAGGTCACGGTCATCGCGGCCTTCGTCGCCGCCGCGGCCTTCCCCTTCACCCAGAGCACCGACCAGTACACCCTGGTCGCGGTCAACATCCTCATCTTCGCGACCGTCGCCCTGGGCCTGAACGTCGTCGTCGGCCTCGCCGGCCTGCTCGACCTCGGATACGTCGCCTTCCTCGGCGTCGGCGCCTACACCGCCGCCATCGTCTCCGGTTCGACGGCCTCCGCCTTCGACGTCCACTTCCCCTTCTGGGCCGCCGTCCTCACCGGCGCCGTCGTCTCGCTGATCTTCGGCGTCGTCATCGGCGCCCCGACCCTGCGACTGCGCGGCGACTACCTCGCCATCGTCACACTCGGCTTCGGTGAGATCTTCCGGATCGTCATGCTCAACCTCGACGGCACATCCGGCCCTCAGATCACCAACGGCCCGAACGGCATCCCCAACATCCCCGACCTGGAGTTCTTCGGGTACAACTTCGGGGAGTCCCACAACATCCTCGGCTTCGAGCTCGGCGCCTACGCCAACTACTACCTGCTGATGCTCCTCGCGACGGTCCTCGTCGTGCTGGTCTTCAGCCGGGCGGGCAGCTCCCGCATCGGCCGCGCCTGGGTCGCCATCCGCGAGGACGAGACCGCCGCCACCGCCATGGGCATCAACGGCTTCCGGGTCAAGCTCGTCGCCTTCGCCCTCGGTGCCACGCTCGCCGGACTCGCCGGCACCGTGCAGGCACACGTCCAGCACACCGTGGTCCCGGAGATGTACCAGTTCGCCGGCCCCGTACCGCCCAACTCGGCCTTCCTCCTGGCGGCCGTCATCCTCGGCGGCATGGGCACCATCAGCGGACCGCTGCTCGGCGCCACGCTGCTCTACATGATCCCGGCCAAGCTGCAGTTCCTGCAGGACTACCAGCTCCTCGGCTTCGGTATCGCCCTCATCCTGCTGATGCGCTTCCGCCCCGAGGGCCTCATCGCCAACCGGCGGGCACAGCTCGAATACCACGAGACCGGCCAGCTCGACGTACCGGAACAGCGGACCACCGACGACGCCGGCGTCGGCACCGCGAAGGCTGGGGCGTGA
- a CDS encoding ABC transporter ATP-binding protein, with translation MTTTTTDTTVTTAETVLEASGVTMRFGGLTAVRSVDLTVRSGEIVGLIGPNGAGKTTFFNCLTGLYIPTEGKVSYKGTVLPPKPHLVTKAGIARTFQNIRLFANMTVLENVLVGRHTRTKEGLWSALLRGPGFKKAEAASHERAMELLEFIGLEHKADHLARNLPYGEQRKLEIARALASDPGLLLLDEPTAGMNPQETRAAEELIFAIRDMGIAVLVIEHDMRFIFNLCDRVACLVQGQKLIEGTPSVVQGDERVVAAYLGTPFEGAPGAEEVAEVEAAEQHAGAAAAAPADETEAETETETEAEAETEAETTEPEATAEVTDETEATDEADADADATDEATAEAEDAESPDTPEASADAESDSTTSTEGDAK, from the coding sequence ATGACGACCACCACCACCGACACCACGGTCACGACGGCCGAGACGGTCCTCGAAGCGAGCGGCGTCACGATGCGCTTCGGCGGTCTCACCGCCGTACGCTCCGTCGACCTCACCGTCCGCTCCGGCGAGATCGTCGGGCTCATCGGCCCCAACGGCGCCGGCAAGACGACGTTCTTCAACTGCCTCACCGGCCTGTACATCCCCACCGAGGGCAAGGTCAGCTACAAGGGCACCGTGCTGCCGCCCAAGCCGCACCTCGTCACCAAGGCCGGCATCGCCCGCACCTTCCAGAACATCCGGCTCTTCGCCAACATGACCGTCCTGGAGAACGTCCTCGTCGGACGCCACACCAGGACCAAGGAGGGCCTCTGGTCGGCGCTGCTGCGCGGCCCCGGCTTCAAGAAGGCCGAAGCCGCGTCCCACGAACGCGCCATGGAGCTCCTGGAGTTCATCGGCCTGGAGCACAAGGCCGACCACCTCGCCCGCAACCTGCCCTACGGCGAGCAGCGCAAGCTGGAGATCGCCCGGGCACTCGCGAGCGACCCCGGCCTGCTGCTCCTCGACGAGCCCACGGCCGGTATGAACCCGCAGGAGACCCGGGCCGCCGAAGAGCTCATCTTCGCCATCCGGGACATGGGCATCGCCGTCCTCGTCATCGAGCACGACATGCGCTTCATCTTCAACCTGTGCGACCGCGTCGCCTGCCTCGTCCAGGGCCAGAAGCTCATCGAGGGCACGCCGTCGGTCGTCCAGGGCGACGAGCGCGTGGTCGCCGCCTACCTCGGTACGCCTTTCGAGGGCGCGCCGGGCGCGGAGGAGGTCGCGGAGGTCGAGGCGGCGGAGCAGCACGCAGGCGCAGCCGCGGCCGCGCCTGCGGACGAGACCGAAGCCGAGACCGAGACCGAGACCGAGGCCGAGGCCGAGACCGAGGCCGAGACCACTGAGCCCGAGGCCACGGCCGAGGTCACGGACGAGACCGAAGCCACGGACGAGGCCGACGCCGACGCCGACGCCACGGACGAGGCCACGGCGGAGGCCGAGGACGCGGAGAGCCCGGACACCCCCGAAGCCTCCGCCGACGCGGAGAGCGACAGCACCACCAGCACGGAAGGGGACGCGAAGTGA
- a CDS encoding ABC transporter ATP-binding protein — MTALLEVEDLRVAYGKIEAVKGISFSVEAGQVVTLIGTNGAGKTTTLRTLSGLLKPSSGKITFDGQILNGIPAHKIVSLGLAHSPEGRHIFPRLSIAENLQLGAFLRTDKDGIEKDIQRAYDLFPILGERRKQAAGTLSGGEQQMLAMGRALMSQPKLLMLDEPSMGLSPIMMQKIMETITELKAQGTTILLVEQNAQAALSLADHAYVMEVGEIKLTGTGQDLLHDENVRKTYLGED; from the coding sequence GTGACCGCACTCCTCGAAGTCGAGGACCTCCGGGTCGCGTACGGCAAGATCGAGGCCGTCAAGGGCATCTCCTTCTCCGTCGAGGCCGGCCAGGTCGTCACCCTCATCGGCACCAACGGCGCCGGTAAGACCACCACCCTGCGCACCCTCTCCGGGCTGCTCAAGCCGTCCAGCGGCAAGATCACCTTCGACGGACAGATCCTCAACGGGATCCCCGCCCACAAGATCGTGTCCCTCGGACTGGCCCACTCCCCCGAGGGCCGGCACATCTTCCCGCGCCTCTCCATCGCCGAGAACCTCCAGCTCGGAGCGTTCCTGCGCACCGACAAGGACGGCATCGAGAAGGACATCCAGCGCGCCTACGACCTCTTCCCCATCCTCGGGGAACGCCGGAAGCAGGCCGCCGGAACCCTCTCCGGCGGCGAGCAGCAGATGCTCGCGATGGGCCGGGCCCTCATGTCCCAGCCCAAGCTGCTGATGCTGGACGAGCCCTCGATGGGTCTCTCCCCGATCATGATGCAGAAGATCATGGAGACCATCACCGAGCTCAAGGCCCAGGGCACGACGATCCTCCTCGTCGAGCAGAACGCCCAGGCCGCGCTCTCCCTGGCGGACCACGCGTACGTCATGGAGGTCGGCGAGATCAAGCTCACCGGCACCGGCCAGGACCTGCTCCACGACGAGAACGTCCGCAAGACGTACCTCGGCGAGGACTGA
- a CDS encoding ANTAR domain-containing response regulator, whose translation MTAPEPESPQPVADDNDTSHVPPMTTRVVIAEDEALIRLDLKEMLEEEGYAVVGEAGDGQTAVEIAREQRPDLVILDVKMPVLDGISAAEKIAEESIAPVLMLTAFSQRDLVERARDAGAMAYLVKPFSKSDVVPAIEMAVSRFAELRALEKEVADLAQRLETRKLVDRAKSILQTQYGLTEPAAFRWIQKTSMDRRLSMQQVAEAVIEDAAEKKAAKGQ comes from the coding sequence GTGACCGCCCCCGAGCCCGAGTCGCCCCAGCCCGTCGCCGACGACAACGACACGTCGCACGTCCCGCCGATGACGACCCGCGTCGTCATCGCCGAGGACGAAGCGCTCATCCGGCTCGACCTCAAAGAGATGCTCGAAGAGGAGGGCTACGCCGTCGTCGGTGAGGCCGGTGACGGGCAGACGGCCGTCGAGATCGCCCGGGAGCAGCGGCCGGACCTGGTCATCCTCGATGTGAAGATGCCTGTCCTGGACGGGATCTCGGCCGCGGAGAAGATCGCCGAGGAGTCGATCGCCCCGGTGCTGATGCTGACCGCCTTCTCGCAGCGCGATCTGGTCGAGCGGGCGCGGGACGCGGGGGCGATGGCGTACCTCGTGAAGCCGTTCAGCAAGAGCGATGTGGTGCCGGCGATCGAGATGGCGGTGTCGCGGTTCGCGGAGCTGAGGGCGCTGGAGAAGGAGGTCGCGGACCTCGCCCAGCGGCTGGAGACGCGCAAGCTGGTCGACCGTGCGAAGAGCATTCTGCAGACGCAGTACGGGCTGACGGAGCCGGCCGCGTTCCGGTGGATCCAGAAGACGTCGATGGACCGGCGGCTGTCGATGCAGCAGGTCGCGGAGGCGGTCATCGAGGACGCGGCGGAGAAGAAGGCCGCGAAGGGGCAGTAG
- the pyk gene encoding pyruvate kinase, giving the protein MRRAKIVCTLGPATESYDQIKALVEAGMDVARFNLSHGTYAEHEERYHHVRKASDEIGRSVGVLADLQGPKIRLGRFAEGPVLLERGDEFTITVEPVEGDRHTCGTTYSGLAADVTTGERILVDDGRVALEVTAVDGPRVRTTVVEGGFVSDHKGLNLPGVAVSVPALSEKDIEDLRWAIRTGADIIALSFVRSGRDIDDVHRVMDEEGRRLPVIAKVEKPQAVDSIEDIVAAFDGIMVARGDLGVEMPLEQVPIVQKRAVKLAKRNAKPVIVATQMLDSMIDNSRPTRAEASDVANAVIDGTDAVMLSGETSVGKYPIETVRTMSRIVEAAEEDILAKGLPPLTERNKPRTQGGAVARAAAEMGDFLGAKFLVAFTQSGDTVRRLSRYRSPIPLLAFTPDPATRSQLNLTWGVETFLGPHVGSTDAMVAQVDEQLLRIGRCRKGDTVVITAGSPPGVAGSTNLVRVHHIGDAVR; this is encoded by the coding sequence ATGCGCCGAGCAAAGATCGTCTGCACACTGGGGCCCGCCACCGAGTCGTACGACCAGATCAAGGCACTGGTCGAAGCCGGAATGGACGTCGCCCGCTTCAACCTCAGCCACGGCACCTACGCCGAGCACGAGGAGCGCTACCACCACGTCCGCAAGGCTTCCGACGAGATCGGCCGCAGCGTCGGCGTCCTCGCCGACCTTCAAGGTCCGAAGATCCGGCTCGGACGCTTCGCCGAAGGTCCCGTACTGCTTGAACGCGGCGATGAGTTCACCATCACCGTCGAGCCCGTGGAAGGCGACCGCCACACCTGCGGAACGACCTACTCCGGCCTCGCCGCCGACGTGACCACCGGGGAGCGCATCCTCGTCGACGACGGCCGCGTGGCCCTCGAAGTCACCGCCGTCGACGGACCCCGTGTCCGCACCACCGTCGTCGAGGGCGGCTTCGTCTCCGACCACAAGGGGCTCAATCTCCCCGGAGTCGCCGTGTCCGTCCCGGCGCTCTCCGAGAAGGACATCGAGGACCTGCGCTGGGCGATCAGGACCGGCGCCGACATCATCGCCCTCTCCTTCGTCCGCAGCGGACGCGACATCGACGACGTCCACCGTGTCATGGACGAGGAGGGCCGCCGCCTCCCCGTCATCGCGAAGGTCGAGAAGCCCCAGGCCGTCGACAGCATCGAGGACATCGTCGCCGCCTTCGACGGCATCATGGTCGCCCGCGGCGACCTCGGCGTCGAAATGCCCCTGGAGCAGGTCCCGATCGTCCAGAAGCGCGCCGTCAAACTCGCCAAGCGCAACGCCAAGCCGGTCATCGTCGCCACCCAGATGCTCGACTCGATGATCGACAACTCTCGGCCCACTCGCGCCGAGGCCTCGGACGTGGCCAACGCCGTCATCGACGGCACCGACGCGGTCATGCTCTCCGGCGAGACCAGCGTCGGCAAGTACCCGATCGAGACGGTCCGCACGATGAGCCGCATCGTCGAAGCGGCCGAGGAGGACATCCTCGCCAAGGGCCTGCCCCCGCTCACCGAACGCAACAAGCCCCGCACCCAGGGCGGAGCCGTCGCCCGCGCCGCCGCCGAGATGGGCGACTTCCTCGGCGCGAAGTTCCTCGTCGCCTTCACGCAGTCCGGCGACACGGTCCGCCGCCTCTCCCGCTACCGCTCGCCGATCCCCCTCCTGGCCTTCACCCCGGACCCGGCCACCCGCTCCCAGCTCAACCTCACCTGGGGCGTGGAGACCTTCCTCGGCCCGCACGTCGGCTCCACCGACGCGATGGTCGCCCAGGTCGACGAACAGCTCCTGCGGATCGGCCGCTGCCGGAAGGGCGACACGGTGGTGATCACGGCCGGCTCCCCGCCCGGCGTCGCAGGCTCGACGAACCTGGTGCGGGTGCACCACATCGGGGACGCGGTGAGGTAG
- a CDS encoding SIMPL domain-containing protein, with amino-acid sequence MAGNAAPYGTPETPRVAVRGEAHIEVDPEIARIGVAVGARGKDRRTALEDLTRRNGQVLDLIKSYGDAVEKLETGAFSISPELTQHGRGERVRAYHGRVHITAVLGDFTALGELTTRLADLELTRVDGPWWSLRPDSPAHGEARRQAVREAVQRAREYAEALGARLAALVELADLGAEAPTAYGPPPVPGGLRSAAFAGAAPEAAPALDLEPQRQTVYAQVNARFTMTPPQL; translated from the coding sequence ATGGCCGGAAACGCCGCACCGTACGGAACTCCGGAGACACCGCGGGTCGCGGTCCGCGGCGAGGCACACATCGAGGTCGACCCCGAGATCGCCAGGATCGGCGTGGCGGTCGGCGCGCGCGGCAAGGACCGCAGGACCGCCCTGGAGGACCTGACCCGCCGCAACGGCCAGGTGCTCGACCTGATCAAGTCGTACGGCGACGCGGTCGAGAAGCTGGAGACCGGCGCGTTCTCCATCAGCCCCGAGCTCACCCAGCACGGCCGCGGCGAACGCGTCCGCGCCTACCACGGCCGCGTCCACATCACCGCCGTGCTCGGCGACTTCACCGCACTCGGCGAGCTCACCACCCGCCTCGCCGACCTGGAGCTCACCCGCGTCGACGGCCCCTGGTGGTCACTGCGCCCCGACTCCCCGGCACACGGCGAGGCCCGCCGCCAGGCCGTCCGCGAAGCGGTCCAGCGCGCCCGCGAGTACGCCGAGGCGCTCGGCGCCCGCCTTGCCGCCCTCGTCGAGCTGGCAGACCTGGGCGCGGAGGCCCCCACGGCCTACGGCCCGCCCCCGGTGCCCGGCGGCCTGCGCTCCGCCGCCTTCGCCGGCGCCGCCCCCGAGGCCGCGCCTGCGCTCGACCTGGAACCCCAGCGCCAGACCGTCTACGCGCAGGTCAACGCCCGCTTCACGATGACACCGCCACAGCTGTGA
- a CDS encoding bifunctional metallophosphatase/5'-nucleotidase, producing MPLNRRTFLGRSAAAGAGAAVAGSVAVPAGAHGRRGRRRRYGFTVMGTTDLHGNVFNWDYFTDREFDDKSHNDVGLAKISTLVNQVREEKGRGNTLLIDAGDTIQGTQLSYYYAKIDPITARRGPVHPMAQAMNAIGYDAAALGNHEFNYGIPVLRKFQEQCDFPLLGANALDAKTLRPAFPPYSMHRLRTPYGRDVRVAVLGLTNPGIAIWDKANVGGKMVFPGLEEQAAKWVPKLRSMGADVVIVSAHSGSSGTSSYGDQLPYIENAAALVAEQVPGIDAILVGHAHTEIAEYVVVNKETGRPVVLSEPLKWGQRLTLFDIEVVWERGRWTVAKVGAKVLNSNTVAEDPKVTGLLADEHRKVVTYVNQTIGTSTAAMATADAPWKDEPIIDLINHVQAETVKAALAGGQWAALPVLSQASCFSRTAAIPAGQVTIKDAAGLYPFENTLEARLLTGAQLKDYLEFSARYYVQTPAGAPVDTAKLTNADGIPDYNYDAVSGLTYEIDIAKPAGSRIVGLAFEGRPVDPAAQFVLAVNNYRASGGGAFPHVAKAQQLWANSDEIRNTIIQWVQAQGTVDPAAFASVGWKLTREGAPVF from the coding sequence ATGCCGCTCAACCGCAGGACGTTCCTTGGCCGTTCGGCCGCCGCAGGGGCGGGTGCCGCCGTCGCCGGGAGCGTCGCCGTCCCCGCCGGGGCCCATGGCCGCAGAGGACGCAGGAGGCGGTACGGGTTCACCGTGATGGGCACGACCGACCTGCACGGAAACGTCTTCAACTGGGACTACTTCACGGACAGGGAGTTCGACGACAAGAGCCACAACGACGTCGGCCTGGCCAAGATCTCCACTCTGGTGAACCAGGTCCGGGAGGAGAAGGGGCGGGGCAACACGCTGCTCATCGACGCGGGCGACACCATCCAGGGCACCCAGTTGTCGTACTACTACGCCAAGATCGACCCGATCACCGCCCGCCGCGGCCCGGTGCACCCGATGGCGCAGGCCATGAACGCCATCGGTTACGACGCCGCCGCACTCGGCAACCACGAGTTCAACTACGGCATCCCGGTGCTCCGGAAGTTCCAGGAGCAGTGCGACTTCCCGCTCCTCGGCGCCAACGCGCTCGATGCGAAGACGCTGCGCCCGGCGTTCCCGCCGTACAGCATGCACCGGCTGCGTACCCCCTACGGCCGCGATGTGCGCGTCGCCGTCCTCGGGCTCACCAACCCGGGCATCGCGATCTGGGACAAGGCGAACGTCGGCGGGAAGATGGTGTTCCCCGGCCTGGAGGAGCAGGCGGCGAAGTGGGTGCCGAAGCTGCGTTCGATGGGCGCGGACGTCGTCATCGTGTCGGCGCACTCCGGCTCCAGCGGCACGTCCTCGTACGGTGACCAGCTGCCGTACATCGAGAACGCGGCGGCGCTCGTGGCCGAACAGGTGCCGGGCATCGACGCGATCCTCGTCGGGCACGCGCACACCGAGATAGCCGAGTACGTCGTGGTGAACAAGGAGACGGGCCGGCCGGTGGTGCTCTCCGAGCCGCTGAAGTGGGGGCAGCGGCTGACCCTCTTCGACATCGAGGTGGTGTGGGAGCGGGGCCGGTGGACCGTGGCGAAGGTGGGCGCGAAGGTGCTCAACTCCAACACCGTCGCCGAGGACCCGAAGGTCACCGGGCTGCTGGCCGACGAGCACAGGAAGGTCGTCACGTACGTCAACCAGACCATCGGCACCTCCACCGCCGCGATGGCCACGGCGGACGCGCCGTGGAAGGACGAGCCGATCATCGATCTGATCAACCACGTCCAGGCGGAGACGGTGAAGGCGGCGCTGGCGGGCGGGCAGTGGGCCGCACTGCCGGTGCTCTCCCAGGCGTCCTGCTTCTCGCGTACGGCGGCGATCCCGGCCGGGCAGGTGACGATCAAGGACGCCGCGGGGCTGTATCCGTTCGAGAACACGCTGGAGGCGCGGCTGCTGACGGGTGCGCAGCTGAAGGACTATCTGGAGTTCTCGGCGCGCTATTACGTGCAGACTCCGGCCGGGGCTCCGGTGGACACGGCGAAGCTGACGAACGCCGACGGCATCCCGGACTACAACTACGACGCCGTTTCGGGGCTGACGTACGAGATCGACATCGCGAAGCCGGCGGGTTCGCGGATCGTGGGCCTGGCCTTCGAGGGCAGGCCGGTCGACCCGGCGGCGCAGTTCGTGCTCGCGGTGAACAACTACCGGGCGAGCGGTGGCGGCGCGTTCCCGCATGTCGCGAAGGCGCAGCAGCTGTGGGCGAATTCCGACGAGATCCGGAACACGATCATTCAGTGGGTGCAGGCGCAGGGGACGGTGGACCCGGCGGCCTTCGCGTCCGTCGGCTGGAAGCTGACCCGTGAGGGCGCTCCGGTGTTCTAG